One Salvia splendens isolate huo1 chromosome 22, SspV2, whole genome shotgun sequence DNA segment encodes these proteins:
- the LOC121785892 gene encoding uncharacterized protein LOC121785892: MAEEICLFTKDSIIIKPPKKSLASMRMLVLVFAMACGIYICSVCLKQTKYHDIEVSQRQCLDSTISMPQTPIWHYPKPTSFSRAECANNPVRLFAILSMQRSGSGWFETLLNNHTNVSSNGEIFSVKERRSNASSIMWTLDRVYNLDLFTSASKNECSAAVGFKWMLNQGLMQYHKEIAYYFNDRGVSVLFLFRRNLLRRMVSVLSNSYDRYAKLLNGTHKSHVHSHEEAEALSKYKPEINSTSLVKDLKTMENMFLEALEYFSSTRHMILYYEDLIKNRTKLMDVQRFLGLPEMDLSSRQVKIHRGSLSEHIKNWDDIDKTLRGTVYESFLSTDYSN, encoded by the exons ATGGCCGAAGAAATCTGTCTTTTCACAAAG GATTCCATAATCATAAAACCTCCCAAGAAATCTCTGGCTTCGATGAGGATGCTAGTCTTAGTATTTGCTATGGCCTGTGGCATTTATATCTGTTCAGTATGTTTAAAACAAACAAAGTACCACGACATAGAAGTTAGTCAGAGGCAATGTCTTGATAGCACCATTAGTATGCCTCAAACTCCAATCTGGCACTACCCGAAGCCCACTTCATTTAGCAG GGCTGAATGTGCTAATAATCCAGTGCGGCTTTTTGCTATTCTATCGATGCAAAGATCTGGAAGCGGATGGTTTGAGACATTGTTGAACAACCACACCAATGTAAGCTCAAATGGGGAGATATTTTCTGTTAAAGAAAGAAGAAGCAATGCTTCTTCAATCATGTGGACTCTGGATAGAGTTTACAATTTGGACCTGTTCACAAGTGCTTCCAAGAATGAATGCTCAGCCGCAGTTGGCTTCAAGTGGATGCTTAACCAG GGTTTGATGCAGTACCATAAGGAAATTGCATATTACTTCAACGACAGAGGTGTTTCTGTATTGTTCCTTTTCCGGAGAAATCTTCTTAGGCGGATGGTTTCTGTTCTTTCCAATTCTTACGACCGCTATGCCAAACTCCTAAATGGGACACACAAGTCTCACGTGCACTCACATGAAGAG GCTGAGGCTCTGTCCAAATATAAACCAGAAATCAACTCAACATCGTTAGTGAAGGATTTAAAGACCATGGAGAATATGTTCTTGGAGGCACTGGAGTATTTCAGCAGCACAAGGCATATGATTTTATATTATGAAGATCTCATAAAGAATCGAACC AAACTGATGGATGTTCAAAGATTTCTTGGGCTACCGGAGATGGATTTAAGCAGCCGGCAGGTGAAGATACATCGAGGATCATTGTCGGAGCATATCAAGAATTGGGATGACATCGACAAGACTCTACGAGGAACGGTATACGAAAGCTTCCTCAGCACTGACTACAGTAATTAG